CCGAATTGCGTTTCAGGGTGAGGTGCTCAGTGTGCCGCGAGTTCGCTCGACACTGTGCCCCGCAGCAGATCACGATGGTCCGGGTGAGCGACCTCGATCATGCGCTCGACGCGTTCACTCATCGACGTGACCCGCAGATCGGCGACACCCCACTCGGTGACGACGAAATCCACATCACTCTTCAACGAGGTCACCATTGCGCTGTCGATCCGCGGCACCACCCGGCTCGCGCCTGATGCCGTGGTGGCGGCCAGGGCGGCGATCGAGTAACCGCCGCTGCCGCGCTGGGCCGCCCGGAAGTAGTCGACCTGGCCGCCGACAGCACCGACGTATCTCGCACCGGCGAACTCGGCGTTGAGCTGACCAAAGACATCGACTTCGACCGCGGAGTTGATCGCCACGAACGGCCCGGGCAACCCGGCCGCAATCCGGGCGGTGATGTCCTTCGTCGTGGCGAACTCGACCGCGCTGTTGCGATCGAGGTAGGAGTAGAGGTCGTCACCACCCACGGCGACACCGGTGACCACCGCTGCCGGCCCCTCCGCCAACGCCTTCGCCCTGTGCAACCCGACAACCCACTCCCCCAGCAGGCCGGTGTAGACCCGCAGTCCGCGCCGAGCCTGCAGGTGGGCGGCAACCGCCTCTGCGAATGCCCCTGCGCCAAGCTGGATCACGGCGTCGTCGGGGACCAGAGTAGCTACCTTGACAGCCACTGCATACTCCGCGGGCGACGGCGTCCGCGCTGGCGATCCGAGCAGCGGGCGGCTCGCCGGAATCGCGGCGGTCACCAGTGAACGATGCAGTCGGCGAGCCGAATTCGTTCTCGGCATCCGGTCGTTGACCTCGACCAGAACCACCCTCGCACGCTTCGCCGCGACGATTCCGTAGTCCACCGACGGACCGAGGTCGTAGAACCCGTCGGCGTCCGCCGGACCGACCTGAATCAGCACCACGTCAACCGGGAAGTACCCGTGCTCTATGCCGTCCTCTATTGAACTCAGGTGTGCGGCAACAATATCCAGTCGGCCAGAATGCACCTTGCGCAAGGAGCCCAACACTCCGTAGGCCGTGATGGCGGGCCGCTGCGGGGGCGCGGTCGCCCAGGCCGTGCTGAGCGAATATCCGCAGAAAGCGGTCAGCCGATCGATTTGACCGGCTGCCGCGATGAGTTTTTCGACCAGCAGCGGCGGCTCGGCCACCCCTTGGCCCACCAGTACCCGATCACCAGGGCGCAGATATTCGGCAATGTTCAGTTCTGTCATCTTTTGCCTCTCGGCTTGACCCGCCGCCACAGCGTTGGGGCGACGAGCCAAGGCTCACAGTCCGCGGAATCGAGGCGGGCGCTTCTCCCGCCATGCCAGGTTGCCTTCGCGGAAATCCTCGGTTGCCTTCAACGGCTGCTGTTCGAACCGTTCATGGGCCAAGACGTCCTCGATACCGTCCATCAGATCTGCTCGCAGAGTGCGGCGCGCGGAGGCGACGACAAGCGGTGCGGACTTGGCGATTTCGGCGGCGAAGTCCACCGCTGTGCGGTGCAGGTCCTCCGGCTCGACAAGCCTGTCGCACAGACCCACCCGCAGTGCCTCCTCACCCGCGACACGCTTCGCGGTGTAGATCATCTCGGTGGAGAACTGCGGACCCACCAGACGCGGCAGGGTGGCCGACAGGGCGAACCCCTGGCTGATGCCCAGCCTTGCGAAGTTGGCCAGGAAATAGGCTGACGTGCTCGCGACGCGGAAGTCGGCGACAAGAGCCAGACCCAGTCCGCCACCGATCGCGGCGCCGCCAACCTCGGCCACCAGCGGCAGTGGCGCGCGCACCAACCGCGGAACGGCATCGTAGACGTGCGGTCCCGCCGTGCCGCTGCCGCGTTGACCGATGAAATCCGCTCCGACACAGAAGTACCGGCTCGTGGTGCGCAGTACCACAGCACGGGCACCGGTCGACGGCAGACCCTCCAGCGTGGTCGCCAGCCTGTCGAGCAGCTCGTAATTGAAATAGTTGTGGGTGCCGCGGCTGAACGTGACCACTGCCACGGCGCTGCCTTCGTCGAGATCGACATCGATCTCGATCTGCGGGCCGTCGTTTCCCGTTGTGCTCGTGGA
The DNA window shown above is from Mycolicibacterium confluentis and carries:
- a CDS encoding acetyl-CoA hydrolase/transferase family protein, with the translated sequence MTELNIAEYLRPGDRVLVGQGVAEPPLLVEKLIAAAGQIDRLTAFCGYSLSTAWATAPPQRPAITAYGVLGSLRKVHSGRLDIVAAHLSSIEDGIEHGYFPVDVVLIQVGPADADGFYDLGPSVDYGIVAAKRARVVLVEVNDRMPRTNSARRLHRSLVTAAIPASRPLLGSPARTPSPAEYAVAVKVATLVPDDAVIQLGAGAFAEAVAAHLQARRGLRVYTGLLGEWVVGLHRAKALAEGPAAVVTGVAVGGDDLYSYLDRNSAVEFATTKDITARIAAGLPGPFVAINSAVEVDVFGQLNAEFAGARYVGAVGGQVDYFRAAQRGSGGYSIAALAATTASGASRVVPRIDSAMVTSLKSDVDFVVTEWGVADLRVTSMSERVERMIEVAHPDHRDLLRGTVSSELAAH
- a CDS encoding enoyl-CoA hydratase/isomerase family protein — translated: MSTSTTGNDGPQIEIDVDLDEGSAVAVVTFSRGTHNYFNYELLDRLATTLEGLPSTGARAVVLRTTSRYFCVGADFIGQRGSGTAGPHVYDAVPRLVRAPLPLVAEVGGAAIGGGLGLALVADFRVASTSAYFLANFARLGISQGFALSATLPRLVGPQFSTEMIYTAKRVAGEEALRVGLCDRLVEPEDLHRTAVDFAAEIAKSAPLVVASARRTLRADLMDGIEDVLAHERFEQQPLKATEDFREGNLAWREKRPPRFRGL